Genomic DNA from Clostridia bacterium:
GATCGCGTCGAACGCCTCGATGAAGTCCTTTATCGAGGGGTTTTTGCCCTGTCCGCCTTCGATTATGCAGTCCGCGCCGAGCTCGCGGAAGATCTCGATCACGCCGCTTCCGCTCGTCACGACGCAGGCGGCGAACTTCGCGCGCTGTTTCTGCGCTTTGGGGAGCTCCGCTGCCTTTTTCAGCTCGTGCTCGTTGTGCTGGAGCATCATATTCTCGATCTTCACTGTGAGGAATTCGCCGAACTGCTGGCAGAACTCCAGCGCCTTCGACGGAGTCATCGTGTGCACGTGCACCTTTACGACGGAGTCGTTTTTGAACGCGACGATCGAGTCGCCGATCGTGGAAAGATAGTCGATTATAACGTTTTCGTCGAACGCGTCGACGTCGCATTTCGCACTCATAAGCCTCAGCAGGAACTCCGTGCAGTAGCCGAACTCGAACTTATCGTCCTTGCCGAAAAGCGATATGTCCGCGGCGGCGGTCGCCTGCGCCGCGCCTTCGCCGAGCGAAAGCTCGTTGCCCTTGATCGCATCGAAAGCGCCCTCCGCGATGAGATAAAGCCCCGCGCCGCCGCTGTCGATAACGCCGGCCTCCTTGAGCACGTCCAGCAGCTCTGGAGTGTTGGCGAGGGAGGCGTTCATGCGTTTGATGATGAGATCGGTGAATTCGCCGAGAGTCGTGTTTTCGTTTATCAGCGGGAAGATATCGTCGACGGATTCCCGTGCGACGGTGAGTATCGTGCCTTCTACGGGGGAAACGACCGTTTCGTAAGCGCGTTTCGCGCCGTTGATAAAGGCGGCGGCGAGGTCGTTTATCGAGGCGGTCTCCACGCCCTCGAGTCCGGTGCTGATGCCGTAGAATATCTGCGAGAGGATAACGCCGCTGTTGCCGCGCGCGGAAAGCAGCATGCCGCTTGCGAGCGCACGCGCTTTTTTGCAGACGGAGTTAGCCGGCTCCTTGCGCATTTCCGCGACGCCGCCGGAGATGGTGCGGAACATATTGTCGCCGGTGTCTCCGTCGGGGATGGGGAAGACGTTGAGGTCGTTTATCTGCTTGATGTTCTGCTGCAGCTTTGCGGCTCCGTTGGCGGCGAACTTCTCGAGCATCAGCCCGTCAACGAGCTTGAAATCGTAATAATTCATAAATTATCAGTCCGCTCAAATGGATTTTTTGAAGCAGCGTCTGCGTTTGTTCTGCACCTTGTCAAAGTGCTTCATGAGGTTGATTATGTGGTGGTTATCCTCGAGCATAAGGTTCGTTTCGAGGTGGTGCAGGTCGCTCTTCTGCAAAAAGTCTATCAGCAGTCCGATCATCGCGGTCACGACGCCCTTGGATTCGTATTCGGGCAGTATACCGATGAGACCGAGGTCGATGACCTTCGGATGCTTTTTGGAGCGCAGGAAGCGGATGAGGAATGGAAGCGTCATGCGGCCCTTTGACTTTCTGACAGCGTCGGAGATCGACGGGAACATCAGCGAGAAGCCGACGGTGCGGTCCTCCTTGTCCTTTATCATCATTATATCGTGAGGGCGAACGACAAGCTTGAAATCCTTTATGTAGTTGTCGACTATTTCCTGATTCAGCGGCATGGTGCCGTAAAGGCGGGCGTACGTCTTTTCGATGACGTCGAAGATGCCGTTGATGTGCTCGTCGACGAGCTCCTTGATGGAATCCGCCT
This window encodes:
- a CDS encoding DAK2 domain-containing protein; protein product: MNYYDFKLVDGLMLEKFAANGAAKLQQNIKQINDLNVFPIPDGDTGDNMFRTISGGVAEMRKEPANSVCKKARALASGMLLSARGNSGVILSQIFYGISTGLEGVETASINDLAAAFINGAKRAYETVVSPVEGTILTVARESVDDIFPLINENTTLGEFTDLIIKRMNASLANTPELLDVLKEAGVIDSGGAGLYLIAEGAFDAIKGNELSLGEGAAQATAAADISLFGKDDKFEFGYCTEFLLRLMSAKCDVDAFDENVIIDYLSTIGDSIVAFKNDSVVKVHVHTMTPSKALEFCQQFGEFLTVKIENMMLQHNEHELKKAAELPKAQKQRAKFAACVVTSGSGVIEIFRELGADCIIEGGQGKNPSIKDFIEAFDAINADDIFVFPNNSNIFMAAEQAGRLYERSTIHVIPSVNLGQAYAGLSMLDYSSGDAETIKRNFIENMDYALTGMVCRAIRSVEYNDVSVKNNDYIGFTNKKIISSSPDKTEALRLLCDRLGIAEKDIATVFYGADATDADKENVRALFASQYSGKEFYEIDGKQEVYDFIVILE